One genomic window of Citrobacter sp. Marseille-Q6884 includes the following:
- a CDS encoding acyltransferase encodes MTRILAAITLLLSIVLTILVTIFCSVPIILAGVIKLLLPIPIVWRKVSVFCNFMMYCWCEGLALLLHLNPRLKWDVEGLEGLSKKNWYLLICNHYSWADIVVLCVLFRKHIPANKYFLKQQLAWVPFIGLACWALDMPFMKRYSRGYLLRHPERRGKDVETTRLSCEKFRAHPTTIVNFVEGSRFTKEKHQQTRSPFQNLLPPKAAGIAMALNVLGSQFDKLLNVTLCYPENSERPFYDMLSGKLTRIVVRVNLETIKEELHGDYVNDKGFKRRFQLWLNTLWQEKDRLITSLITAHQPKK; translated from the coding sequence ATGACGAGAATACTCGCTGCGATAACGCTGTTGCTGAGTATCGTATTGACCATATTGGTCACGATTTTTTGTTCTGTGCCGATCATCCTTGCCGGGGTTATCAAACTCCTTTTGCCCATTCCCATCGTCTGGCGCAAGGTATCCGTCTTCTGTAATTTCATGATGTACTGCTGGTGTGAAGGTCTGGCGCTACTCCTGCACCTTAACCCGCGACTGAAGTGGGACGTCGAAGGACTGGAAGGTCTTAGCAAGAAAAACTGGTATCTTCTCATCTGTAATCACTACAGCTGGGCCGATATCGTTGTGCTTTGCGTTCTGTTTCGTAAGCACATCCCCGCGAATAAATATTTCCTCAAACAGCAGTTGGCCTGGGTGCCCTTTATCGGCCTCGCATGCTGGGCGCTGGATATGCCATTTATGAAGCGCTATTCGCGAGGCTATTTGCTCCGTCACCCGGAACGACGCGGTAAAGACGTGGAAACCACACGTCTTTCTTGTGAGAAATTCCGTGCACATCCGACAACTATTGTGAATTTTGTCGAAGGTTCCCGGTTTACAAAAGAGAAACACCAGCAAACCCGTTCGCCATTTCAAAACCTGTTGCCACCAAAAGCGGCCGGTATTGCAATGGCGCTAAATGTCTTAGGATCGCAGTTCGATAAACTGCTTAATGTCACGCTGTGCTACCCGGAAAACAGCGAGCGCCCTTTCTACGATATGCTGAGCGGTAAACTGACGCGTATTGTGGTGAGAGTGAATCTGGAGACAATTAAAGAGGAACTGCACGGCGATTACGTTAACGATAAAGGGTTTAAACGTCGGTTCCAGCTGTGGCTGAATACGCTCTGGCAGGAGAAAGATCGTCTTATTACTTCGTTGATTACCGCGCATCAGCCTAAGAAATGA
- the polA gene encoding DNA polymerase I produces the protein MVQIPENPLILVDGSSYLYRAYHAFPPLTNSAGEPTGAMYGVLNMLRSLILQYQPTHAAVVFDAKGKTFRDELFEHYKSHRPPMPDDLRAQIEPLHAMVKAMGLPLLAVSGVEADDVIGTLAREAEKVGRPVLISTGDKDMAQLVTPNITLINTMTNTILGPDEVVNKYGVPPELIIDFLALMGDSSDNIPGVPGVGEKTAQALLQGLGGLDTLYAESDKIAGLTFRGAKTMAGKLEQNKEVAYLSYKLATIKTDVELELTCEQLEVQQPAADELLGLFKQYEFKRWVADVEAGKWLQAKGAKPAAKSKETIVIDETPEEPATVLSYDNYVTILDEATLEAWIAKLKKAPVFAFDTETDSLDNISANLVGLSFAIEPGVAAYVPVAHDYLDAPDQISRDRALALLKPLLEDEKAHKVGQNLKYDRGILANYDIELRGIVFDTMLESYTLNSVAGRHDMDSLSDRWLKHKTITFEEIAGKGKNQLTFNQIALEEAGRYAAEDADVTLQLHLKMWPELQKHKGPLNVFENIDMPLVPVLSRVERNGVKIDPAVLHKHSEELTKRLNELEKKAHEIAGEAFNLSSTKQLQTILFEKQGIKPLKKTPGGAPSTSEEVLEELALDYPLPKVILEHRGLAKLKSTYTDKLPLMINPKTGRVHTSYHQAVTATGRLSSTDPNLQNIPVRNEEGRRIRQAFIAPEDYVIVSADYSQIELRIMAHLSRDKGLLTAFAEGKDIHRATAAEVFGLPLDSVTSEQRRSAKAINFGLIYGMSAFGLARQLNIPRKEAQKYMDLYFERYPGVLEYMERTRAQAKEQGYVETLEGRRLYLPDIKSSNGARRAGAERAAINAPMQGTAADIIKRAMIAVDGWLQTEQPRVRMIMQVHDELVFEVHKDDLESVSKKIHQLMENGTRIDVPLLVEVGSGENWDQAH, from the coding sequence ATGGTTCAGATCCCAGAAAACCCACTTATCCTTGTAGACGGTTCATCTTACCTGTATCGCGCATACCATGCGTTTCCGCCGCTGACTAACAGTGCGGGAGAACCTACGGGAGCGATGTACGGCGTCCTCAACATGCTGCGTAGCTTGATTCTGCAATACCAGCCAACGCATGCGGCAGTGGTCTTCGACGCTAAGGGTAAAACCTTCCGTGATGAATTATTCGAACACTACAAGTCACACCGTCCGCCCATGCCGGACGATCTGCGTGCGCAGATTGAGCCTCTGCATGCGATGGTAAAAGCGATGGGATTGCCGCTGCTGGCGGTATCCGGTGTGGAAGCGGACGATGTTATCGGTACGCTGGCGCGTGAAGCGGAAAAAGTGGGGCGTCCGGTACTGATTAGCACCGGTGATAAAGACATGGCCCAACTGGTCACGCCCAATATTACCCTCATCAACACCATGACCAACACGATCCTCGGGCCGGATGAGGTGGTGAACAAGTATGGCGTTCCTCCGGAACTGATTATCGATTTCCTGGCGCTGATGGGTGACTCCTCCGATAACATTCCAGGCGTTCCGGGGGTAGGTGAAAAAACCGCTCAGGCGCTGCTTCAGGGGCTGGGCGGGCTGGACACGCTCTATGCTGAATCAGACAAAATAGCCGGGCTGACATTCCGTGGCGCAAAAACCATGGCCGGTAAGCTCGAGCAGAATAAAGAGGTGGCGTACCTTTCTTATAAGCTGGCTACCATCAAAACGGATGTTGAGCTGGAGTTAACCTGTGAACAGCTGGAAGTGCAGCAACCCGCAGCAGACGAACTGCTAGGTCTGTTTAAACAGTATGAGTTTAAGCGCTGGGTCGCTGACGTTGAAGCCGGTAAATGGTTGCAGGCGAAAGGGGCAAAACCCGCGGCAAAATCGAAGGAAACAATAGTTATAGATGAAACCCCCGAGGAACCTGCAACGGTTCTCTCGTACGATAACTATGTGACGATTCTCGACGAAGCGACGCTGGAAGCGTGGATTGCGAAGCTGAAAAAAGCACCGGTCTTTGCTTTCGATACTGAAACGGACAGCCTGGACAACATCTCTGCAAATCTGGTCGGCCTCTCCTTTGCCATCGAACCGGGTGTTGCGGCCTATGTTCCTGTTGCTCATGACTATCTGGATGCTCCCGATCAGATCTCCCGCGACCGCGCGCTGGCGCTATTGAAGCCGCTGTTGGAAGATGAAAAAGCGCATAAAGTCGGGCAAAACCTGAAGTACGATCGCGGCATACTGGCGAATTACGATATTGAACTGCGCGGTATCGTCTTTGATACCATGCTTGAATCCTATACGCTCAACAGCGTTGCCGGGCGACACGATATGGACAGCCTGTCCGATCGCTGGCTGAAACATAAAACCATCACTTTTGAAGAGATCGCCGGTAAAGGTAAAAACCAACTGACCTTCAACCAGATTGCACTGGAAGAAGCCGGGCGCTATGCCGCAGAAGATGCCGACGTTACGCTGCAACTGCATCTGAAAATGTGGCCGGAATTGCAAAAGCACAAAGGACCACTCAACGTCTTCGAAAATATCGATATGCCGCTGGTTCCGGTGCTGTCTCGTGTCGAACGCAACGGTGTGAAAATCGATCCTGCAGTACTGCATAAGCACTCAGAAGAATTGACGAAGCGTTTGAATGAACTGGAGAAAAAAGCGCACGAGATCGCCGGGGAAGCCTTTAACCTCTCTTCGACTAAGCAGTTACAAACCATTCTGTTTGAAAAGCAGGGTATAAAACCGCTGAAGAAAACGCCTGGTGGGGCACCGTCAACGTCAGAGGAAGTCCTGGAAGAGTTAGCGCTGGATTATCCGTTACCGAAGGTGATTCTGGAACATCGTGGGTTAGCGAAACTGAAATCGACCTACACGGATAAACTTCCGCTGATGATCAATCCGAAAACCGGGCGCGTACATACCTCTTATCATCAGGCTGTTACGGCAACTGGACGTTTATCATCTACCGATCCTAACCTGCAAAACATCCCGGTGCGTAACGAAGAAGGTCGTCGTATTCGCCAGGCGTTCATTGCACCAGAAGATTATGTGATCGTCTCGGCGGACTACTCGCAAATCGAACTGCGCATTATGGCGCACCTTTCTCGTGACAAGGGCTTGCTGACCGCCTTTGCCGAAGGAAAAGACATTCACCGTGCAACGGCTGCGGAAGTTTTTGGCCTGCCACTCGACTCGGTGACCAGTGAGCAGCGTCGTAGCGCGAAAGCCATTAACTTTGGTCTGATCTACGGGATGAGCGCCTTTGGCCTTGCGCGTCAGTTGAATATTCCGCGCAAAGAAGCACAGAAGTACATGGATCTCTATTTCGAACGCTATCCTGGCGTGCTGGAATATATGGAACGCACACGTGCACAGGCAAAAGAGCAAGGGTACGTTGAAACGCTCGAAGGGCGTCGACTCTATTTACCGGATATTAAGTCCAGTAATGGTGCTCGTCGTGCCGGTGCTGAACGCGCAGCGATTAACGCCCCGATGCAAGGTACCGCAGCAGATATTATTAAGCGCGCTATGATAGCCGTAGACGGATGGCTGCAGACCGAGCAACCTCGCGTACGTATGATCATGCAGGTACACGATGAACTGGTCTTTGAAGTGCACAAAGATGATCTGGAAAGCGTATCGAAAAAGATCCATCAATTGATGGAGAACGGGACGCGTATTGATGTGCCGTTGCTGGTTGAAGTCGGTAGCGGTGAAAACTGGGATCAAGCGCACTAA